The region AATGATCTGGCCGCTCCGGCGATACGTCCCATGTTTGCATCACCGATAATACGCTGGGTCAGGGACATGCCATTAAGGGCGAGTGATGCCGTTTTCAGAACGCCGCCCATGTGTCCGCATACGTAATTGGCCAGTTTGAGCGCATTACCGGAGTGATTCCGACCGCGAATGTCTCTAATCATATTAGCGACATCTACGCCCAGAGGGCAGCGGGTCCGGCACAGTCCGTCTGTCGCGCAGAGTTCTTCGCCGTATTTCTGGAAGATTTTTTCCCATTCGTCAGCCGTGTCCTGATCGCCTTCCGCGCGCAGTTTGGTTATTGCTCTTGAAAGACTGATCCGTTGGCGCGGGGTGAGGCCTATATTCCTAGAAGGACAAATCTGCTCACAGAAACCGCATTCTACGCACAAATCGACATCAGGATGCGTTGCAACCGGGCTTTTAAGTCCGTCAATATGTGCTTTTGAGTCTTCGCTTATCAGTACACCGGGGTTGAGTATTTTCAGTGGATCGAAAAGATCTTTGACCCTGCACATAATTTCATAGAGGAAATCACCCCATTCCTTGCGAACGAAAGGCGCCATGGCGCGTCCGGTTCCATGCTCGGCCTTTAAAGAGCCGTCGAATTGCTCAGTAATGAGGTTTACGAGATCAACCATGAAGTTATGCAGTTTTTCAACTTCATCGGGATCGGCAATTTTGACCGGGATGGAAAAATGCAGATTGCCATGGAAGGCATGGCCCATGATTCCGGCCGCGTATCCATAGCGTTCGAAAAGCTCCTGAAAGGCTGCGCAACCCTCGGCTAACCGGTCTACAGGGATGTTGATGTCCTCAGTGAGCACGAATTCATCCGGCTCACGGAAATTAGCTATCGCCGGAAACAGGGCCCTGCGAATGTTCCACAGCTTTTCGCATTCGGATTCATCTGTGGTGAAACTAGGCTCGTTCAGGGCCGGAAAAGCGCTCATAACCTTTAGAATGGCATCAACATTTTCCTGCACACCTGCGGCATCCCACCCTTTGGTTTCAATGAGCATGGCGCATGAGCCTTCCTGCAGATTCTTCATTACATCGGGGATGCCTTTAAGATTCTGCATGGCGGTCAGAGAATTGAAATCCAGCACTTCGGCGGCAGCTATGCTGCAGGTGCTTTTCATGGCGATAACAATGTCTGTGGCAACTTTCAGGGACGGGAAGAACATCAGGCTCACTGCACGCATAGGAGGAGTGAGGATGGTATCCATGAGCACTTCATGGATAAAACCGAGTGTACCTTCCGAGCCGATCATCAGATGCATCAGGATATCGATGGGATCTTCATGATCTACAAAGGAATTTACAGTGTAGCCGATGGTATTTTTTATGGAGTATTTACGCTTGATGCGTTCAACAACACTTTTGTCGGCAATAACCTCGGTTCGCAGCGAGCTCAGTTCTTCAAGAAGCTCGGAGTGAGATTTGCGAAATTCAGCGACGTTTTTTGAATCGGTAGTGTCCAGATAGGTGCCGTCAGCCAGCACAAGGCGCATACCTTTTACGGCATGGTAGCAGTTCTCTTCCACCATGCAGCACATTCCTGCTGAATTGTCGGCTACAATGCCGCCCATTGATGCGGAGGTGATGGAAGCCGGGTCCGCCCCCATCTTACGCTGGTAAGGGGCAAGTGCCATATTGACTTCAATGCCGATTATGCTGCTTCCGGACCAGAACTGCTTCCCTTCATCAAGCACTTCCAGCCGTTTCCAGCCTTGTCCCATCAGGCGTACCAGC is a window of Maridesulfovibrio sp. DNA encoding:
- a CDS encoding FAD-binding and (Fe-S)-binding domain-containing protein, encoding MIKLVNEMRGVLPEAQIYDHPALVSTYAVDSSYFEPKAKLVVDVFNIEQIQDVLKVCADNKMGVTFRGSGTAVSGQACGEGVLVRLMGQGWKRLEVLDEGKQFWSGSSIIGIEVNMALAPYQRKMGADPASITSASMGGIVADNSAGMCCMVEENCYHAVKGMRLVLADGTYLDTTDSKNVAEFRKSHSELLEELSSLRTEVIADKSVVERIKRKYSIKNTIGYTVNSFVDHEDPIDILMHLMIGSEGTLGFIHEVLMDTILTPPMRAVSLMFFPSLKVATDIVIAMKSTCSIAAAEVLDFNSLTAMQNLKGIPDVMKNLQEGSCAMLIETKGWDAAGVQENVDAILKVMSAFPALNEPSFTTDESECEKLWNIRRALFPAIANFREPDEFVLTEDINIPVDRLAEGCAAFQELFERYGYAAGIMGHAFHGNLHFSIPVKIADPDEVEKLHNFMVDLVNLITEQFDGSLKAEHGTGRAMAPFVRKEWGDFLYEIMCRVKDLFDPLKILNPGVLISEDSKAHIDGLKSPVATHPDVDLCVECGFCEQICPSRNIGLTPRQRISLSRAITKLRAEGDQDTADEWEKIFQKYGEELCATDGLCRTRCPLGVDVANMIRDIRGRNHSGNALKLANYVCGHMGGVLKTASLALNGMSLTQRIIGDANMGRIAGAARSLSANRLPQWTPAMPKGGSSIPVDSANSGATDKVVYFPSCAIRTMGTSKGDDSEPLMDVTVKLLKRAGFEVIFPDSIDSLCCGKAFETKGLMEQADRLSDELGKALLKASNNGTYTVLCDTSPCLARMKKTLDERLKLMDPIEFANENIVDRLEFKKLPKKVALHPTCSTRTMGLENSFRELASRCAESVVIPTGIGCCGFSGDKGFHRPELNASALEDLKRQIADCDEGYSVSRTCEIGLTLHGGKNYRNILYLVEEATR